GCGTCAACACGACTAGGAACGCGAGGATCTACAGGTACGACCCAAACGCCTATAAGAGAGCGAGCGAGAGCGTCAGGCTAATCTTCGGACTGAAGTACAAGGGCAGGACGGGGAATCCGAACGTGCAGATAGTGGCTGAGAGGCCAACAGGGGACATGGAGGTCGATGAGGGCACCCCCATCCCCTTCAGCTTCTACCTCCAGAACTCGGGGGCCGACTCCGCGTACAACGCGACGATAAGGGTGAGCGTTAACCCTGACCTCCCGGTGGAGATAACGGCACCATCAGCCGTGGCCGGGAGGACCTTCCCGATAGTGGTGACGAGGGAGATGCCACCCAAGGCCAGGACCGATAAGGTGGAGTTCAGGATCGTCATCCCGAAGGGATCGGGGGGTACCATATACAGGGTGAACATAACGGTGGGCTACTTCGACATAAGGAACAAGTACTACGAGTCCTCCAGGTCGTTCGCGATAAGCGTCAGGCAGCCCGGGGTCTCGAAGCTCTACGTCACCAAGAGCATATCATCCTCCACGGTGCCGGTGAACGGGACGATAGAGGTGAACGTTATAGTGGGCAACAACGGCACGGCGGCCGCCACCAAGGTAGTGATAGAGGACGACTTCCCCAGGGACATGTTCAAGCTCGTCTCAGGGGACACGAAGCTGTCAGCAAGCGCTTTGCAGCCTGGGAGCGTGCTGGCGCTTTCCTACAAGATAAGGGCCGTGAGGGAGGGGATAGCCACTTTCGGATCGGCCAAGGTCACTTACGTTGATCCCATGGAGGGCCAGAAGACCATACTCTCGACCATGAAGTCCCCGGTCGTCGTCACGATAGTTAAGCCGGAGCTCTCCGTGAGGGTTGAGGACTTCCCCCCGAACGTGACCACGGTGAACTCCCTGGTGGAGTTCTCAATCTACCTGATCAACAAGGGGAACGGTGATGCCAGGAAGCTGGAGCTGGAGATGGAGCTCAGCCCCGGCCTCTACATGGTCAGCCCGCCGACTGTGAACAAGGGGGAGGGGGTTGTTTGCGAGCAGCCGACCTGGGAGCCGGGGGAGAGGTCCATAAGGCTCAGTTTGAGCTGCGACACTATCAAGCCCCAGGGCTTCATGAAGATGATACTGACGCTCAAGACCCAGGTGACGGGGAAGCAGTGGATAAGGGTCAACAAGCTCTCCTATCTCACGCCGGATGGTTCCTCCAGACTCAGCATCCCTACCTCCTCTTACTACTACAGCACGGTCGTCGTCACCCCTTTCGAGACCAGGGTGTTCTACCTCTCGATATTCACCTTCTCCGTCCTGCTTGTCGCGATGTTCGTGATAGGGGTTACCAGGGGCTTCGGCCTCAGGATGGGGAGGAGGATCAGGAGGCCCGGCGCCTTCGGGTAGTAATGTTAAAATAGTGTGGTGCCGGAGTTGCGAGGTGCGCGGCCATGGGAATGGAGTACATATATGCTGCCCTGATGCTGCATGAGCTGAAGAGGAAGGTGGAGGCGGGTGACCTGGAGCAGGTTCTGAGGGCCGCTGGGGCTGAACCCGATCCGGCCAGGATAAAGCAGCTGGTGACAGCCCTCTCAGGCGTGAACATAGACGAGATAGTGAGCCAGGCCAGCCTGATGCCCGCAGCTCCCGTCGCGGCCCC
This DNA window, taken from Candidatus Korarchaeota archaeon NZ13-K, encodes the following:
- a CDS encoding DUF11 domain-containing protein translates to YDILDSVYSPDANLTLILGFPKLKEFDTGSSQLTIPVTLRNEGPAPVRWVKLHVSWGRSDGEGSINLTQSVPTPSYLSSNYANLSLGGLDPGRSYNASFTFTAGPGEYKYGNYTVSFMAEYGTYFRYEGVNTTRNARIYRYDPNAYKRASESVRLIFGLKYKGRTGNPNVQIVAERPTGDMEVDEGTPIPFSFYLQNSGADSAYNATIRVSVNPDLPVEITAPSAVAGRTFPIVVTREMPPKARTDKVEFRIVIPKGSGGTIYRVNITVGYFDIRNKYYESSRSFAISVRQPGVSKLYVTKSISSSTVPVNGTIEVNVIVGNNGTAAATKVVIEDDFPRDMFKLVSGDTKLSASALQPGSVLALSYKIRAVREGIATFGSAKVTYVDPMEGQKTILSTMKSPVVVTIVKPELSVRVEDFPPNVTTVNSLVEFSIYLINKGNGDARKLELEMELSPGLYMVSPPTVNKGEGVVCEQPTWEPGERSIRLSLSCDTIKPQGFMKMILTLKTQVTGKQWIRVNKLSYLTPDGSSRLSIPTSSYYYSTVVVTPFETRVFYLSIFTFSVLLVAMFVIGVTRGFGLRMGRRIRRPGAFG
- a CDS encoding 50S ribosomal protein P1, which translates into the protein MEYIYAALMLHELKRKVEAGDLEQVLRAAGAEPDPARIKQLVTALSGVNIDEIVSQASLMPAAPVAAPAQAPVEQREEKKEEKKEEKEEEEAALAGLGALFG